The Helicobacter sp. 11S03491-1 genomic sequence AAATTTTCTAATTCTATGAGGGAAAATATCAAGAAACTTTTAGATACAATTGCTAAAAAATTTCAAATAATAAATCCAGATACATATAAGGATAAAGCAATGATGATTGATGATAAATTACTTCAAAAACTTGAAAAATTAGGTATGATAGCCCTTGATGAAGATAAAAAAGAAGCAATTAAGAAAGATTTGAATGATATTTTAGGTTTTGTAGATAATATTTCCCAACTTGAGATTGAAGACACTCCAAACTCTTCACAAACACAAGCCAAAACCCCCTTACGCCAAGATTGCAAAAATAATGATCCTCTCATCGCTCAAATTGTGCTCAAAAATGCTCCCGGTTCTCAAGACGGATACTTTATTGTGCCAAAAATTATCGAATAAATTTCACACTCTAAGTTAAAAATGAAAAATAAAATATTCATGTTGGCATACTCAATTTGAGAAAAATCAATGCAATCCTCCTTGAATATATATGAAAATTTGGATATTTTTGTCATCTTCATCTTGATGGGAGTCTTTTTTGTTGCCGGCTTTATTGATAGTATTGCAGGAGGGGGTGGATTAATTTCAATGCCCTCACTTCTTCTGGCGGGCATTCCCCCTCAATATGCACTAGGGACCAATAAATTTGTTGTTATCTTTGGCACTGCCGGCGCTCTGAGTAATTTTATCAGACACAAAAAACTTCTTTATAAAATCACATTTTTAAGCATCATTTTTTCTCTTGTTGGGGCGTATATAGGGACAAAATTAATCCTTTCTTTTGATGAGGAAAAAATTGCTTCAATTATCTTGTTTTTGCTTCCCATCAGTGCTCTTGGGATTTTTATACCCAAACATTGCACTAAAAATACCCAACAAGATTTCAATGCACTTGAAATGTTTGTCTATGCGCCTTTACTCAGTTTTTTTATGGGGGTATATGATGGGTTTTTTGGACCAGGGACAGGGACTTTTTTGATTTTGTGTTTTTATCTTTTCTTGCAAATGGATCTCATCAATGCCTCTGCCAGTGCCAAAGCGCTCAATCTAGCTTCAGGATTGGGTTCTTTTGGCGCTTTTGCTCTATCTCATCATGTTCTTTATATGCTTGGAATACCTCTTATTATTGCTAATATTTTGGGTGGGTATATCGGGAGTAAATTAGCCATCAAACGAGGTGCAAGAATCATCAAAATCTTTGTGATCCTTTCTTTTGCCATCATGTTTATTTCGCTTTTGCTAAAATCTTTTTCACACGATGGAGGCTTATTGAAAAGTTTTGGATAGAATAAAAGGATAATTTTTAGCAATAGGAAGAAATAGATGAAAGAATGGAATTTAAAATCATGGAGAAAATTTCCTATCAAACAACACCCTGTTTATCCGGACAATCAAGCCTTACAAGCAGTTGAAACAGAGCTTAAAAATTATCCTCCTTTAGTTTTTGCAGGAGAAGCAAGAAATCTTCAAGAGAGACTCAAAGAAGCCTCCAAGGGAAGGGCATTTTTATTGCAAGGAGGAGATTGCGCTGAATCATTTGATGAATTTAATGCCATAAATATCCGTGATATGTTTAAAATAATCATTCAAATGGGGGCAATTTTAACTTTTGCAGGTAGTTGCCCAATTATCAAAGTAGGAAGGCTTGCAGGTCAATTTGCCAAACCGCGTTCTTCAGATACTGAATGTGTCGATGGGGTAGAATTACCCAGTTATCGTGGAGATATGATTAATGGGGCTGAGTTTGATTCCCAATCCAGGATGCCCGATCCCCAAAGAATGCTTCGAGCCTATCATCAAAGCGCTGCCACACTTAATCTTATCCGTGCTTTTGCCCAAGGTGGGCTAGCTGATCTTAATGAAGTGCATCGTTGGAATTTAAGTTTTGTCAAAAATAACGCATTTGGTAAAAAATATGAAGAGCTTGCTGAGCGTATTACGCAAACCTTAGGCTTTATGAAAGCATGCGGGATCAACACCCAAAACACACCTACGCTTAAAGAAACTGAATTTTATACAAGTCATGAGGCACTTTTACTTAATTATGAAGAGCAACTTGTGCGTCAAGATAGCCTAAGTGGGCAATGGTATGACTGTTCTGCGCATATGCTTTGGATTGGAGAGAGGACTAGAGGACTCAATGAAGCGCATTTAGAATTTTTACGTGGGGTAAAAAATCCCGTTGGGGTTAAAATAGGACCCAAGGCTACTAAGAAAGACATATTAGGAATTTGTGATATTTTGAACCCAAAAAATGAATCCGGACGTCTCAATCTTATTGTGCGCATGGGGGCAGATAACATCAAAGAATGCTTGCCTAAACTCCTTGAATCTATCAATCCTGAAGGTAGAGAAATTCTTTGGAGTTGCGATCCTATGCATGGCAATACCATAAAAGCAAGTTCAGGATACAAAACACGCGTATTTGAGAGGGTCCTTAGTGAAGTCAAGAGTTTTTTTGAAATCCATCAAAGTGAAGGGAGCTACGCCGGAGGAGTGCATTTAGAAATGACCGGGCAAGATGTTACTGAATGCCTGGGAGGGTCCCAAGCCATTACTGAAGCGGGATTGGGCTGTAATTACAACACTCAATGCGATCCCAGGTTGAATGCAACACAAGCTATTGAATTGGCATTTTTAATTGCTGATATTCTTAAAAATAGAAATATTCCCAAAAATTCAAAAGCATGCTAAATAATACTGAAAAATTTGAATTTTTCAGTATGCCTAATAATGGCACATAGATTTTTAAATTTCTAATAAACGGATTTGCAAATAAATATCCTTCAAAATTTCGCACAAATTTTTCATATCCTCCAGATGTCTGTAACTAACACTTATAAGCTCGCGCGCTTGTAATTGAGTATAACCCATTTCTTGTAAGACAAATGAAGGTCTGGTAAGTCCATAGAGACACTCTTGACCATTAATAGCATAAATTTTATGCAAAAGAAGAGCTTGGAGAAAATTTCTTGCCTTAATAGAAGCAAACCTTAGGGGTAAGGAATTAGGGAGTGTATTTTCCAATGGAACAAAAAGAGACAAATCATCCCCAAGACTTTCTTTCAAACAAGAATAAAAGAGTTTTTTACTATCTTGATAAGAGACTTGAAGAGGGTTTTTAACCCCTTGATTGAGGGCTTTAAAAACCATAGGATTACTCAAGTTGGGAGGGAATAAAAATGGGTAAGCAAAATCCTTGGCGATAATACTCCCATGAGCACGCAATAAACCTATTGATTCTCCATTAAGCAAAAACAATGTGTGGGAATTAAGAATTTTTGGAATAGGGTATTGAAAGCTTTGAGCAAGACTAATATCTATAATAAGAATATAATCTTTGAGTTCTTCTTGTAACAACATCTGAATACTTACAATATCATTGATACTTAAAATATCTTCGTTCACAAAAGGCACAATAAAACAGCGACATTTATTCATGATGGCTTTTTTGATAGAATCTATTTCTATTTTTCCACTTTGGGAGTCCGGAATCAACTTATAAGGAAAATTTCCTAACAGCTTGCAAGCTTGATAACCTTGCTGGTGATTGGAGATTCCATAAGCTATCAAACCATTTTTAGCTATTTGTTCAAGCAAAAAAAACCAATCTGTGCAAAGAAATCCAAAACTATAAGCCTCCCTTCCTCCAAAAAAATCGCTAAATTCTTCTATATCTTGCTTATGTTGGGCATAATCTTTGGGATCAATGGGAGAAAGATTTGGATAAATATTAGAAAAAAGAATTTCATTGGCTTGAAGATTTAGGGGATAGTTTTGGATAAAATCTAATCTCATTGTTTGCCTTGATATTTAAGAATGCGTTTGCCATCTTGATTTTTAATATCATCAAATCTATCTAAATAATCTAAATAAGCAATCAAGTATTTACGACTAAAAGCATATTTTTCCTTAAATAGAACAATATCTATATAGCCTTTTTCTTCAATAATCTTTCGCATATTTTTATGTATTTGATTCAAAATATCTGTAGCTACAAAAAGATTATGTTCTAAGCGAATAACTTTTTGAGCTGCACTTAAGGCTTTCAAAGCGCTATTTCCAATTTTTCTATCAATATTGAGTTCATCATAAATATTATAAGGAGCAAGAGGGGTAAAGCCTTGAGCATGAATCACTTCAAAGATATTTTCTTGAAGATAGTCATTTATATTTTTAACCTTATTTTCTTTAGAAAGATAAAGACCCTCTTTTTTGCAAATAAGATTGGCTTGTTTCAAATCATCAAGCGCTTTTTGAATGAATTCCAAAGATGCCCATTTAATCTTAAGCCCAAGGCTTGAAGCAGAAAGAAGTGCATTTTTATTTTTGAGAAAAATATCTAAAATGTCTTGCCGGATTGTTTTGAATGTTTGAGGGTGATAAATAACCAGATTCTTCTCATCTAAAAAAAGCTCTCCAAGAGTAGAAGCAATTTTAATAGCTTCTTTGTGGGCGAGATCAAAACGCTGCATAGAACTAATCAATCCAAAACCTCTCTTGTGAATCTTACAACAAAGCAAAAAAGCATTTTGAAAGTCTTTTTTAAATAAAAAATTCAAATAAGAAGATTTTTGTTTTTTCTTAATAGGATCAGCAATGGGATTAAGAATCTCCCCTCCTGCAATTGTTCTATCAGTATTTCTCAAGATAAATTTTTCTCCAAAAACACTAAAAATCCTCTCATGTGTTTTCAATGTAGCCAAAAGATAGGGGACTTCTTTGTTTTGTAAAGTTAAATCTAATAAATAAATTTTGGCATTGCATTTTTTTGCTCCAATAAAAAATTGCACCTCCAGATTATGGAGATTAGGGGTATCTTTGAGTGGATAAATCACAACATCAAGAGTATCAAAACCTCTTATATAGCCTTTTTTACTGATTAAAAAACCTCTTTTGAGACTAGAAACATTGACCCCCTTGAGGTTAAAGGCAATACGATGACTTGGAGTTGCGCTTTCTACGTAGGTATTATGATTTTTGATGCTTTTAATACTTACTTCTGTATCCAGATCACAGATATAGACTTTCTCATCTTTTTGCACGCTCCCGCTTAATACACTCCCTGTTACAACACTCCCTGCCCCGGCAATACTAAATGCCCTATCAATATAATACCTGAAAAATAAAGAATCTTTTTTTTGGGGTTTTGGGATTTTCTTTAAAAATTCAAGAAGTTTTTGATGAGTTTGTCTTTGATGAATACTAAAATCCAAAATCGCATAGAGTTTAGTATTTTTGAGCTTGCTAAACATATCAAGAATACGTTGTTTCAAATCTTCAAAAGAAGTAAGATTAGGCATTAAATCAGCCTTGCTTATTACACAAATAGCTTGTTGAATACCCAATATATCTGCAATTTGAAGATGTTCAACACTTTGGGGCATTATCCCATCATCACAAGCAATCACAAGCAAAAAAACATCAATTCCAAAAGCCCCGGCAATCATATTTTTAATCAACTTCTCATGTCCGGGAACATCAACAAAAGAAATATTTCTGCCTATAGTATTATCAAGATCAGGGGGCAAATAAAGATTCGAAAAACTAATATCTAAGGTAATCCCCCTTTGTTTCTCTTCTAATCTCTCATCTCCATCAAAACCATTAAGGGCTTTGATAAGACTTGTTTTGCCATGATCAATATGACCTCCCAGCCCGACAATGAGATCATTTTCCATCTTAATTTCCTATTTCTATAAAAATTCTATAGATTTGGGCCAGATGATGTGCTTGTATGCATCGCATATCAAGCAAAATTTGTTCATTTTGAATCCTGCCAATCAACCCTTTTTGACGAATTTTATCCCCTAGAATTTGAGCTTTTAGGCGACTATGAGAAATACTCACCCCCCATGAAGGAAAT encodes the following:
- the gatC gene encoding Asp-tRNA(Asn)/Glu-tRNA(Gln) amidotransferase subunit GatC, with product MMIDDKLLQKLEKLGMIALDEDKKEAIKKDLNDILGFVDNISQLEIEDTPNSSQTQAKTPLRQDCKNNDPLIAQIVLKNAPGSQDGYFIVPKIIE
- a CDS encoding TSUP family transporter translates to MQSSLNIYENLDIFVIFILMGVFFVAGFIDSIAGGGGLISMPSLLLAGIPPQYALGTNKFVVIFGTAGALSNFIRHKKLLYKITFLSIIFSLVGAYIGTKLILSFDEEKIASIILFLLPISALGIFIPKHCTKNTQQDFNALEMFVYAPLLSFFMGVYDGFFGPGTGTFLILCFYLFLQMDLINASASAKALNLASGLGSFGAFALSHHVLYMLGIPLIIANILGGYIGSKLAIKRGARIIKIFVILSFAIMFISLLLKSFSHDGGLLKSFG
- a CDS encoding 3-deoxy-7-phosphoheptulonate synthase class II; the protein is MKEWNLKSWRKFPIKQHPVYPDNQALQAVETELKNYPPLVFAGEARNLQERLKEASKGRAFLLQGGDCAESFDEFNAINIRDMFKIIIQMGAILTFAGSCPIIKVGRLAGQFAKPRSSDTECVDGVELPSYRGDMINGAEFDSQSRMPDPQRMLRAYHQSAATLNLIRAFAQGGLADLNEVHRWNLSFVKNNAFGKKYEELAERITQTLGFMKACGINTQNTPTLKETEFYTSHEALLLNYEEQLVRQDSLSGQWYDCSAHMLWIGERTRGLNEAHLEFLRGVKNPVGVKIGPKATKKDILGICDILNPKNESGRLNLIVRMGADNIKECLPKLLESINPEGREILWSCDPMHGNTIKASSGYKTRVFERVLSEVKSFFEIHQSEGSYAGGVHLEMTGQDVTECLGGSQAITEAGLGCNYNTQCDPRLNATQAIELAFLIADILKNRNIPKNSKAC
- the selB gene encoding selenocysteine-specific translation elongation factor; the protein is MENDLIVGLGGHIDHGKTSLIKALNGFDGDERLEEKQRGITLDISFSNLYLPPDLDNTIGRNISFVDVPGHEKLIKNMIAGAFGIDVFLLVIACDDGIMPQSVEHLQIADILGIQQAICVISKADLMPNLTSFEDLKQRILDMFSKLKNTKLYAILDFSIHQRQTHQKLLEFLKKIPKPQKKDSLFFRYYIDRAFSIAGAGSVVTGSVLSGSVQKDEKVYICDLDTEVSIKSIKNHNTYVESATPSHRIAFNLKGVNVSSLKRGFLISKKGYIRGFDTLDVVIYPLKDTPNLHNLEVQFFIGAKKCNAKIYLLDLTLQNKEVPYLLATLKTHERIFSVFGEKFILRNTDRTIAGGEILNPIADPIKKKQKSSYLNFLFKKDFQNAFLLCCKIHKRGFGLISSMQRFDLAHKEAIKIASTLGELFLDEKNLVIYHPQTFKTIRQDILDIFLKNKNALLSASSLGLKIKWASLEFIQKALDDLKQANLICKKEGLYLSKENKVKNINDYLQENIFEVIHAQGFTPLAPYNIYDELNIDRKIGNSALKALSAAQKVIRLEHNLFVATDILNQIHKNMRKIIEEKGYIDIVLFKEKYAFSRKYLIAYLDYLDRFDDIKNQDGKRILKYQGKQ